A stretch of Chloracidobacterium validum DNA encodes these proteins:
- a CDS encoding Glu/Leu/Phe/Val family dehydrogenase — MPSAFVDDARNFKEDNPFESMMSRFDNAAKLLDLDPNIYRILRCPTREMTVYIPTLMDDGHYEVFVGYRVQHNFARGPAKGGIRYAPDVTLDEVRALAAWMTWKCAVVNIPYGGGKGGIICDPHKMSPGELERLTRRYTSEILDIIGPERDVPAPDMNTNEQVMAWVMDTYSMHARHTVNAVVTGKPVELGGSQGRREATGRGLLFVTQEACKKFGLKPSETRVVVQGAGNVGGIGATLLHEAGFKVIGISEIRHGLHNPNGLDIPAALAYLRKHRTFEGFEGGELITNAELLELDCDVLMPAATENQITTQNVERIKCRILCEGANGPTTAAADEILERNGVFVVPDILANAGGVTVSYFEWVQNRMGFFWKEDFVNERLQDTMVTSFNDVLSYAEKHKVNMRTAAYMLAIDRVAYETKMRGIYA; from the coding sequence ATGCCCAGCGCTTTCGTTGATGACGCCCGCAATTTCAAAGAAGACAACCCGTTTGAGTCTATGATGTCGCGCTTCGACAACGCGGCAAAGCTCCTCGACCTGGATCCGAACATCTATCGCATCCTGCGTTGCCCGACCCGCGAGATGACCGTCTATATCCCAACGCTGATGGATGATGGTCACTATGAAGTGTTTGTAGGCTACCGCGTCCAACACAACTTTGCCCGCGGACCGGCCAAGGGAGGCATTCGCTATGCCCCGGACGTGACGCTCGATGAAGTCCGCGCACTGGCGGCCTGGATGACCTGGAAATGTGCCGTGGTCAATATCCCGTATGGCGGCGGCAAGGGGGGCATCATCTGTGACCCACACAAGATGTCACCGGGCGAACTGGAGCGCCTCACCCGCCGCTACACATCTGAAATTCTCGACATCATCGGGCCGGAACGCGACGTTCCAGCGCCGGACATGAACACCAACGAGCAGGTCATGGCCTGGGTCATGGACACCTACTCGATGCATGCTCGCCACACCGTCAACGCCGTCGTCACCGGCAAACCGGTCGAGCTTGGCGGCTCACAGGGACGGCGTGAGGCGACGGGGCGTGGGTTGCTGTTCGTGACCCAGGAAGCCTGTAAAAAGTTTGGACTCAAGCCATCGGAAACGCGCGTCGTGGTGCAGGGGGCCGGCAATGTCGGCGGAATTGGGGCCACACTCCTCCACGAAGCTGGCTTCAAGGTGATTGGCATCTCTGAAATTCGTCACGGTTTGCATAACCCCAACGGACTGGATATTCCGGCCGCGCTGGCCTACCTGCGCAAGCACCGCACGTTCGAGGGCTTCGAGGGCGGAGAACTCATCACCAATGCCGAGTTGCTTGAACTCGACTGTGACGTGCTGATGCCGGCGGCCACAGAAAATCAAATCACGACCCAGAACGTCGAGCGCATCAAGTGCCGCATCCTGTGCGAAGGCGCCAATGGCCCAACGACCGCCGCCGCCGATGAGATTCTTGAGCGGAACGGCGTTTTTGTCGTCCCAGACATCCTCGCCAATGCCGGCGGTGTCACCGTCTCATACTTTGAATGGGTTCAAAACCGCATGGGCTTTTTCTGGAAAGAAGATTTCGTCAACGAGCGGCTGCAAGACACGATGGTGACGAGTTTCAATGACGTGTTGAGTTACGCTGAAAAACATAAGGTGAACATGCGCACAGCGGCCTATATGTTGGCCATTGACCGGGTGGCATACGAGACCAAAATGCGCGGCATCTATGCCTAG
- a CDS encoding OmpA family protein: MKHRTWLALFASVFLGSATAMAQSAREQDRPLNPTVTGGTGLFTVYDASTLKRGEFNIAAYYNNFDREPGNVDISQQIVSGAIGLTDRLEFFAASVFRQQLVADQRREISGFFLPNVRFPGVPAAPAPLGPGSSAGAPFVGLIGPSTTNISNAGAAVGGVLPGLVQSGTRIVGTGANQRLVGNLPGYLNDFPFLASSEYTSGNTTLGAKFRFTNPENPLGLAIVGFVNIPTSFANGIFRGTGNGVVRGGGPGAVDYGVILVPAVRAGRFTFTGNLGAVKTGDPSANDIRYLDRRNIFIASAAVDVAVNKYFQAIGELTSNIYYGSGTPNLNPVNPLDLTVGARFTPTGNDKSVHFSFGGGYRRLLNNANSERGSNRGDVNGFVVNAVIGYRRRVQTVETPDPCADNRPPTVTLSADRTTLKTTERARLTAVASDPDAYDTNLTYNWTASVGRIEGTGPNVTYVPPTDRAGSATVTVTVSDLCCATATASLEMTIEKNTCPTVTVTASPTQVKEGSDAPINLSAVGRDADDDPLTYRWTTTAGRIEGSGANVTLNTTGLSAGRVVITVTVDDGKCTGEASTAIEILSPPPPPQAYTVACDGTLVNPPFRRNIARVDNQCKGLLDQIVTRLQSDPTAQVIVDGHADRGEKRGTARKRADNVRAYLVGKGVDPNRIELRIFDDQRSAEAPGGNNRRVVVTVVPEGAQRPE; the protein is encoded by the coding sequence ATGAAACACCGTACTTGGCTTGCGCTTTTTGCCAGCGTGTTTTTGGGTAGCGCGACAGCTATGGCGCAATCGGCGCGCGAGCAAGACCGACCGCTCAATCCAACCGTTACCGGTGGCACCGGCTTGTTTACGGTCTATGATGCCTCAACGCTCAAGCGGGGAGAGTTCAATATCGCGGCCTACTACAATAATTTCGACCGTGAACCAGGCAATGTTGACATCAGTCAGCAAATTGTGAGTGGCGCGATTGGCCTTACCGATCGGCTCGAATTCTTTGCTGCTTCTGTCTTTCGGCAGCAGCTCGTAGCAGACCAGCGGCGCGAAATCAGCGGATTTTTCCTGCCGAATGTACGTTTTCCAGGCGTTCCGGCCGCCCCGGCACCGCTCGGGCCGGGTAGTTCGGCTGGAGCGCCATTTGTCGGACTGATCGGACCAAGCACGACCAACATCTCAAACGCTGGTGCGGCCGTGGGTGGCGTCTTGCCTGGACTCGTTCAAAGCGGGACACGCATCGTTGGCACCGGCGCAAACCAGCGACTGGTGGGCAACCTGCCGGGCTATCTGAACGACTTTCCATTCCTGGCAAGCAGCGAATACACCAGCGGCAACACGACGCTCGGCGCGAAGTTCCGTTTTACCAACCCTGAAAACCCACTTGGTCTAGCCATCGTTGGCTTTGTGAACATCCCAACCTCCTTCGCCAACGGTATTTTCCGTGGCACGGGCAATGGCGTCGTTCGGGGTGGCGGACCAGGTGCGGTGGACTACGGCGTGATCCTGGTGCCAGCGGTGCGCGCCGGACGCTTCACGTTTACCGGCAACCTCGGCGCAGTCAAAACCGGCGACCCATCGGCCAACGACATCCGCTACCTTGACCGACGCAACATCTTCATTGCCTCCGCGGCCGTGGACGTCGCCGTCAACAAGTACTTTCAAGCCATCGGTGAACTGACCTCAAACATTTACTACGGCAGTGGCACGCCCAACCTCAATCCGGTCAATCCACTTGACCTGACGGTGGGGGCGCGCTTCACACCAACCGGCAATGACAAATCCGTTCATTTCAGCTTTGGTGGCGGCTACCGCCGGTTGCTCAACAACGCCAATAGCGAACGCGGCTCGAACCGCGGCGATGTGAACGGCTTCGTCGTGAATGCGGTGATTGGCTACCGCCGGCGCGTTCAGACGGTTGAAACCCCCGATCCGTGCGCCGACAACCGACCGCCCACGGTGACGCTCTCGGCTGATCGGACGACGCTCAAGACCACGGAACGGGCCCGGTTGACGGCCGTCGCCAGTGACCCCGATGCATACGACACCAACCTGACCTACAACTGGACGGCCAGCGTCGGACGCATCGAAGGCACAGGCCCAAATGTCACCTACGTGCCACCGACTGATCGCGCCGGGTCAGCGACCGTCACCGTGACGGTCTCTGACCTCTGCTGCGCTACAGCAACGGCCTCGCTCGAAATGACCATCGAGAAGAACACCTGCCCGACCGTGACCGTCACGGCTTCGCCGACACAGGTGAAAGAAGGCTCGGATGCTCCAATCAACCTCTCGGCGGTTGGACGTGATGCCGATGATGACCCATTGACCTATCGCTGGACGACAACGGCCGGCCGCATTGAAGGGAGCGGGGCCAATGTCACCCTCAACACGACCGGGCTTTCAGCCGGACGGGTTGTCATCACTGTCACAGTGGATGACGGCAAGTGCACGGGTGAAGCCTCGACCGCGATTGAAATCCTGTCGCCGCCGCCACCACCCCAGGCCTACACCGTTGCCTGCGATGGCACGCTGGTGAACCCGCCGTTCCGGCGCAACATTGCCCGTGTGGATAACCAGTGCAAGGGCTTGCTCGACCAGATCGTGACCCGCCTCCAGAGCGATCCAACCGCTCAGGTCATCGTGGACGGCCATGCCGACCGCGGTGAAAAACGCGGCACGGCACGGAAGCGGGCCGATAACGTCCGGGCGTACTTGGTCGGTAAGGGCGTTGACCCGAACCGCATCGAACTGCGCATCTTCGATGACCAGCGGTCAGCCGAAGCGCCAGGCGGCAACAACCGGCGCGTCGTCGTGACGGTTGTGCCTGAAGGTGCCCAGCGCCCTGAATAA
- the tsaE gene encoding tRNA (adenosine(37)-N6)-threonylcarbamoyltransferase complex ATPase subunit type 1 TsaE, producing MTEQAYFSHSPEETFTLGYRLGQRIAAWTDPSGRVVWLRGDLGAGKTHFVKGLASAFGILPEDVTSPTFALAQAHAFQGGTLWHVDLYRLPAGSLIADAIGLDEMLTQPGVLAIEWPERLGPGFLAHHPTWQVEIDSLDDTRRRIIIRSPDAGGLG from the coding sequence ATGACCGAACAAGCATATTTCAGCCATAGCCCGGAAGAAACGTTCACCCTTGGCTACAGGCTGGGGCAACGCATTGCGGCGTGGACTGACCCAAGCGGACGGGTGGTCTGGCTCAGGGGCGACCTGGGCGCCGGAAAAACGCACTTCGTGAAAGGCTTGGCTTCCGCGTTCGGCATCCTGCCGGAAGACGTCACCAGCCCAACCTTTGCGCTTGCGCAAGCGCACGCCTTCCAAGGTGGAACCCTATGGCACGTGGACCTCTATCGCTTGCCGGCCGGGTCACTAATTGCCGACGCGATTGGGCTGGATGAGATGCTGACGCAACCCGGCGTCCTGGCCATCGAGTGGCCGGAACGACTTGGGCCTGGTTTCTTGGCTCACCACCCAACATGGCAGGTTGAGATTGACAGCTTGGATGATACGCGACGGCGGATCATCATCCGGTCACCCGACGCTGGTGGCCTAGGCTGA
- a CDS encoding FHA domain-containing protein yields MSEEVEVPTIKTAQLDVEALKNVTSSVGFATLIVLEGSTVKQTHILDTPTTVIGRALTATISLASDAVASREHAKVVLDLGTGSEARVRYFLIDLESTNGTFLNGRRLLPHERCLLSDGDRFTIGAHTCVFVLPLRSGSKFLTGDLSRISVFDVIQVIEANRLTAAFSVRGPQGHGWLGFNEGLIVTCEAGGLCGLAAFRKFVTFAEGFFDVERSMTPFPVTITASSNTSLTLDTLREIDESNAEESA; encoded by the coding sequence ATGTCGGAAGAGGTTGAAGTCCCGACAATCAAGACCGCTCAGCTCGACGTAGAGGCGCTAAAGAACGTCACGTCATCTGTCGGATTTGCCACCTTGATCGTTTTGGAAGGCAGCACCGTCAAGCAAACGCATATCCTCGACACCCCCACCACGGTCATCGGTCGCGCACTGACCGCAACGATTTCATTGGCAAGTGATGCGGTGGCTTCGCGTGAGCACGCCAAGGTCGTCCTCGATCTGGGAACAGGCAGTGAGGCGCGCGTCCGCTACTTTCTGATTGATCTGGAGAGTACGAATGGAACGTTCCTCAACGGGCGGCGTCTCCTGCCACACGAACGTTGCCTGTTGTCCGATGGCGACCGTTTCACGATTGGGGCGCACACCTGCGTGTTCGTGCTGCCGCTGCGCAGTGGGTCAAAGTTTCTGACGGGCGATCTGAGCCGAATATCGGTTTTTGATGTCATCCAGGTCATCGAAGCCAATCGGTTGACGGCGGCCTTCAGCGTGCGCGGTCCGCAGGGCCATGGCTGGCTCGGTTTCAATGAAGGCCTCATCGTAACCTGTGAGGCTGGTGGCTTGTGTGGCCTGGCCGCCTTTCGCAAGTTCGTAACCTTCGCGGAAGGTTTTTTTGATGTCGAACGCTCGATGACACCCTTCCCGGTGACGATTACGGCCAGCAGCAATACGAGCCTGACACTGGATACGTTACGCGAAATTGATGAGTCCAACGCTGAAGAATCAGCCTAG
- a CDS encoding inositol monophosphatase family protein: protein MNQFLSFAEAIAREAGAILRDRFGTTFAVRHKGRIDLVTEVDVLAERHIHDRIRAQFPDHELLAEEGGLTQTVSDFRWIVDPLDGTTNYAHGYPFFSVAIALEHRQETVVGVVYDPLRDELFSAAKGQGACCNHRPIQVSAVDTLEQALLVTGFPYNVKASPQKNLDHFSAFLDVAQAIRRDGSAALDLAYVAAGRFDGFWELNLSPWDMAAGSLLVTEAGGRVTAFDGQPFSPYVAEIVASNGRIHDAMGQVLMASGQTAMRAVQRGSV from the coding sequence ATGAATCAGTTTCTGTCATTTGCTGAAGCTATTGCCCGCGAAGCCGGCGCGATTCTCCGTGATCGCTTCGGCACGACCTTCGCCGTCCGCCACAAGGGACGCATTGACCTCGTGACCGAAGTGGATGTGTTGGCCGAACGGCACATCCATGACCGCATCCGAGCGCAGTTTCCCGACCATGAACTCCTCGCCGAGGAGGGTGGGCTGACGCAAACGGTTTCAGACTTTCGCTGGATTGTGGACCCACTGGACGGAACGACGAACTATGCCCATGGGTATCCGTTTTTCAGTGTCGCCATCGCCCTTGAGCATCGGCAGGAAACCGTCGTGGGCGTGGTGTATGACCCCCTACGGGACGAGCTGTTTTCAGCCGCCAAGGGGCAAGGTGCATGCTGCAACCATCGCCCGATACAGGTTTCCGCCGTGGACACCCTGGAACAGGCATTGCTCGTGACCGGATTTCCCTATAATGTCAAGGCATCGCCACAGAAGAATCTTGATCACTTCAGCGCTTTTCTCGATGTCGCGCAGGCCATTCGGCGCGATGGGTCCGCGGCGCTGGACTTGGCTTATGTGGCGGCGGGGCGGTTTGATGGGTTCTGGGAGTTGAATCTGTCTCCGTGGGATATGGCGGCGGGAAGCCTTCTCGTGACCGAGGCCGGCGGGCGGGTCACGGCCTTTGATGGGCAGCCATTTAGTCCGTACGTCGCCGAGATCGTGGCCAGCAACGGGCGCATCCACGACGCCATGGGGCAGGTCTTGATGGCGTCCGGGCAGACCGCCATGCGGGCCGTCCAGCGCGGCTCGGTGTAG
- a CDS encoding carboxypeptidase-like regulatory domain-containing protein: MRPLLTSMLIGWFVFAGASLAQSPTPTGGIRGRVVAREGGRPLAAAKVTLTRSVTKETYSSETNDKGEFEVGDLPPGSYVVEVEAEGRSGARLNVLQTVEAGKTTVIKRPFELEAERTYSVIRGAVFNERGLTMPNVVVTVERVSSTDASLKPGKAGTTTTNGAGEFAFRFPGADAVYRVTATAKGYRSQTKELDVQKREARNLAFQLEPEKARP, from the coding sequence ATGAGACCATTGTTGACGAGCATGCTAATCGGCTGGTTCGTTTTTGCTGGAGCGAGCCTGGCGCAGTCACCCACCCCGACCGGTGGCATCCGGGGGCGGGTGGTCGCGCGGGAGGGCGGGCGGCCGCTGGCGGCCGCGAAGGTGACGCTCACGCGCTCCGTGACGAAAGAAACCTATAGTAGCGAAACCAATGACAAGGGCGAGTTTGAAGTGGGGGATTTGCCGCCGGGGAGCTATGTGGTCGAAGTGGAAGCGGAAGGGCGGTCGGGGGCGCGCTTGAATGTTTTACAAACCGTCGAGGCCGGTAAAACGACGGTCATCAAACGACCTTTCGAGCTGGAAGCCGAGCGCACCTATTCCGTGATTCGCGGCGCGGTGTTCAACGAGCGCGGACTGACGATGCCAAACGTCGTCGTTACGGTCGAGCGCGTATCGTCCACTGACGCCAGCCTCAAGCCCGGCAAGGCGGGCACTACCACCACCAACGGCGCGGGCGAGTTTGCCTTTCGGTTTCCCGGCGCGGATGCCGTCTATCGCGTCACGGCGACGGCCAAAGGCTATCGTTCCCAAACCAAGGAGCTGGACGTGCAGAAACGCGAAGCCCGCAATCTGGCCTTCCAGCTCGAACCGGAGAAAGCCCGCCCCTGA
- a CDS encoding metal-binding protein, which yields MPSGRTHDLVTYALAVPTAAGFFFLTRHAGLTVLGTLMMLFGGLMFGPDLDTHSKQYTRWGVLRWLWYPYKKLFPHRSHWTHGLLWSTWLRVGYFTLVMTVALASVLYARAVWLDGLPADGDQVARTLQTAGHHMSRLFRAVDGKVWLVAFIGLWWGAATHTLTDVIGSALKSMFKTF from the coding sequence ATGCCTTCCGGCCGGACTCATGACCTCGTGACCTACGCCTTGGCGGTGCCAACCGCGGCGGGGTTCTTCTTCCTGACGCGCCATGCCGGTTTGACGGTGCTGGGCACGCTGATGATGCTTTTTGGTGGGTTGATGTTCGGTCCTGACCTTGACACGCACAGCAAGCAATATACCCGCTGGGGCGTCTTGCGTTGGCTGTGGTATCCCTACAAAAAACTTTTTCCACACCGGTCGCACTGGACCCATGGCTTGCTGTGGAGCACCTGGTTGCGGGTTGGCTATTTTACGCTGGTCATGACGGTGGCGTTGGCTTCGGTGCTCTATGCCCGGGCCGTGTGGCTCGATGGGCTGCCGGCGGATGGCGATCAGGTGGCGCGGACACTCCAGACGGCCGGGCATCATATGTCGCGCTTGTTCCGCGCGGTTGACGGCAAGGTTTGGCTCGTCGCCTTCATTGGCTTGTGGTGGGGGGCGGCAACGCATACGCTAACCGATGTCATTGGAAGCGCGCTCAAAAGCATGTTCAAAACATTTTAG
- a CDS encoding long-chain-fatty-acid--CoA ligase, translating to MHSAASYSIASILDHHAEHRPQRLAVIAGPTRLTYAQLAAAANQIANGLRARGIQPGDHVALSCPNVAYFPMAFFGILKAGAVVVPLNVLLKPREIAYHLNDCDAKALLCFEGLPELPMAHMAQAALPEAKHCQTFVVMSANPAAPPSLPGALTLDELRAEQPLTCALPPVNPFDTALMLYTSGTTGQPKGAELTHWQLIMNFIHVRDVLLPTLDVRLEAEFKVLSTAPLFHATALIAQFGVVMYAGGTSVLLPRFDPKQTIETMIAERINSWAAVPTMYWALLNYATEHDIDVSPIAETLEVANVGAAPMPVELMRAFGEKFKTRVLEGYGMSETGVLSYNQITKPAKPGTVGQPLMGIQIQVHDEHDQPVPPGTMGEIVVRGHCVMKGYYKRPEATAEAMRNGWFHTGDMGFIDEEGYITIVDRKKDMIIRGGYNVYPREIEEVMMTHPSVSLVTVIGVPDERLGEEVKAYVVRKPDATTTEDELREWCREQMAAYKYPRLIEFRAELPIGPTGKVLKRALREAMAQQP from the coding sequence ATGCATTCTGCTGCTTCCTATTCGATTGCTTCGATCTTGGATCACCATGCCGAGCATCGTCCCCAGCGACTGGCGGTGATTGCCGGGCCAACCCGCTTGACCTACGCCCAACTGGCGGCGGCCGCGAACCAGATTGCAAACGGACTCCGGGCGCGTGGCATTCAACCAGGTGATCACGTCGCGCTGTCGTGTCCGAATGTCGCCTACTTTCCCATGGCGTTTTTTGGGATTTTGAAGGCTGGCGCTGTCGTTGTGCCGCTCAACGTCTTGCTCAAGCCGCGCGAGATTGCCTATCACCTCAACGATTGCGACGCCAAGGCGCTGCTGTGTTTTGAAGGGCTGCCGGAGTTGCCGATGGCCCACATGGCGCAAGCCGCGCTGCCGGAAGCCAAGCACTGCCAGACGTTCGTCGTGATGTCGGCCAACCCGGCCGCGCCGCCGTCTTTGCCAGGCGCGTTGACGCTCGATGAACTCCGAGCCGAGCAGCCGCTGACTTGCGCCCTGCCGCCGGTCAACCCGTTTGACACGGCGCTGATGCTCTACACTTCGGGCACGACCGGGCAGCCCAAGGGAGCGGAACTCACGCACTGGCAGCTCATCATGAACTTCATTCACGTGCGCGATGTGCTCCTGCCAACGCTAGACGTGCGGCTCGAAGCCGAGTTCAAGGTCCTTTCGACTGCGCCGTTGTTCCACGCCACGGCGTTGATTGCGCAGTTTGGTGTCGTGATGTACGCCGGAGGGACATCGGTGCTGTTGCCCCGCTTTGACCCAAAGCAAACCATCGAAACCATGATCGCGGAGCGCATCAACTCGTGGGCCGCCGTGCCGACGATGTATTGGGCGCTGCTCAACTACGCTACTGAGCACGACATTGATGTGTCGCCCATTGCCGAAACCCTGGAGGTGGCTAACGTCGGGGCCGCGCCCATGCCGGTCGAGCTGATGCGCGCTTTTGGGGAAAAGTTCAAAACACGGGTGCTGGAAGGTTACGGGATGTCGGAAACCGGCGTGCTGTCCTACAACCAGATTACCAAGCCGGCAAAGCCGGGAACGGTCGGACAACCACTGATGGGCATTCAGATTCAGGTTCACGACGAACATGACCAGCCGGTTCCGCCGGGCACGATGGGTGAAATCGTCGTGCGCGGTCACTGTGTGATGAAGGGCTACTACAAGCGCCCGGAGGCAACGGCCGAGGCCATGCGCAACGGTTGGTTTCACACCGGTGATATGGGCTTCATTGACGAAGAGGGCTACATCACCATCGTTGACCGCAAGAAAGACATGATCATTCGAGGTGGCTACAATGTGTATCCACGCGAAATCGAGGAAGTCATGATGACGCATCCAAGCGTGTCGCTCGTGACGGTGATCGGCGTCCCCGACGAGCGACTTGGGGAAGAAGTCAAGGCGTACGTTGTCCGCAAACCAGATGCAACGACGACCGAAGATGAGCTTCGTGAGTGGTGTCGGGAGCAGATGGCAGCTTACAAATACCCACGCCTGATTGAATTTCGGGCAGAACTGCCCATCGGTCCAACTGGCAAGGTCCTGAAGCGGGCGCTGCGCGAAGCCATGGCCCAACAACCCTGA
- a CDS encoding SOS response-associated peptidase, which produces MCGRYTLTTPQDELLRRFGLCTALVETVPRYNIAPTQPVAVVFDDAPTTLSAARWGLLPAWQKHMTGPPLINARAETLRSKPSFRESFRRRRCWVLCDGFYEWCRHPDGSTTPFRAVLKHGGPFALAGLWDERVTADGNPLRSCTVVTTTANALLAPLHERMPVILTPDAERAWLTESALDALERLLCPYPADAMRVYPVSRAVNVVANDNPSLIEPVEPEPRQTPLF; this is translated from the coding sequence ATGTGTGGACGATATACGCTAACGACGCCCCAGGATGAGCTTCTGCGTCGCTTCGGTCTATGCACGGCGCTGGTTGAGACCGTTCCGCGTTACAACATTGCGCCAACGCAGCCGGTCGCCGTCGTCTTTGATGACGCGCCAACCACACTTTCTGCTGCGCGTTGGGGCTTGCTCCCGGCCTGGCAGAAACACATGACCGGTCCGCCACTCATCAATGCGCGGGCTGAAACCCTGCGGAGCAAGCCTTCGTTCCGTGAAAGCTTCCGCCGCCGCCGTTGTTGGGTGCTGTGCGACGGTTTTTATGAGTGGTGTCGCCATCCCGATGGGTCAACCACCCCATTCCGGGCCGTGCTGAAGCACGGTGGCCCCTTTGCCCTGGCCGGATTGTGGGACGAGCGGGTGACCGCCGATGGCAACCCGCTGCGTTCCTGCACGGTCGTCACCACGACTGCCAATGCCTTGCTTGCCCCATTGCACGAGCGCATGCCGGTCATTCTGACGCCTGACGCGGAACGCGCCTGGCTGACTGAAAGCGCCCTTGACGCGCTGGAACGGCTGCTGTGCCCCTATCCGGCCGACGCCATGCGGGTCTATCCGGTGTCCCGCGCCGTCAACGTCGTGGCCAACGACAATCCCTCGCTCATCGAGCCGGTCGAACCCGAACCCCGCCAAACACCGTTGTTTTGA